From Butyricimonas paravirosa, one genomic window encodes:
- a CDS encoding DUF5686 and carboxypeptidase-like regulatory domain-containing protein produces the protein MKYLKLCFVLLLLAWVSVAEAQTTKVRGKVVDAETGEPMPLVSIVFVGTTIGVTTDFDGNYDIETREEVSEIMASFVSYERQTVAVKKGAFNTIDFKLVPIVTHLDEVKVKPGENPAHAILRNISKNKKKNNPAEKESYSYTTYTKMELDIANMKPEFKNKKLQKNFGFIFQYMDTSAITGKAYLPVMISEASADYYYRRSPKLSREIVKASRISGIEEDYSLAQFTGHLHVNVNLYDNYINIFEVNFASPLSEHGLMYYKYFLVDSVQKEGRKIYKIRFHPKGKSTPVFDGEVNIDSTTWALESARLRMAKGLNVNWIRDLAIENTNELINDSTWFLKQDKILADFTVQMKDSSKLISFMGHRQIDYSNVRVNEDIPTEIQKLDNDVIINKDVLQSDENYWQSVRPYELSEKEQNIYNMVDSIKNVPLYKNIYDIIQTALLGYYNTKYIGFGPYYKLVSFNKLEGCRFQLGVKTTSDFSKHVRLSGYGAYSTKDGEFKGGGTVEYIFNNQPTSKLTFSGKHDVLQLGASENAFTTGNILSSIFSRGNNEKLTLINSFDVHYEKEWWQGFSNSFALEYRQMFPTKYVDFVRPNGEVVDQIHTTQFRLGTRLSRNEIVVRQTFDKVSMGSDFPIVGIDLVAGLKDILNGDYEYYRLELSVKHDFNIAPLGYSDIMLSGGKIFNKVPYPLLKLHEGNATYFYDPYAFSCMNFYEFASDLWGAVFWEHHFKGFFLSKIPLMKRLKWREVATVKALWGTLSDKNNGSLPNTDAIFRFPEGMSSVSKPYIEAGVGIENIFRFIRVDAIWRLTHRGDRSGQDVDNFAINFSLHLNF, from the coding sequence ATGAAATATTTGAAGTTGTGTTTTGTCTTGTTGTTATTGGCGTGGGTGTCTGTTGCAGAGGCGCAGACAACGAAGGTTCGAGGAAAAGTAGTGGATGCAGAAACGGGGGAACCGATGCCATTGGTGAGTATCGTGTTTGTGGGTACCACGATTGGGGTCACGACTGATTTCGATGGGAATTATGATATTGAGACACGGGAGGAGGTCAGCGAAATTATGGCATCTTTTGTCTCTTATGAACGCCAGACCGTGGCTGTCAAGAAAGGAGCTTTCAACACGATTGATTTTAAACTGGTACCGATTGTGACTCATTTAGACGAGGTGAAGGTAAAACCCGGAGAGAATCCGGCTCACGCGATCTTGCGGAATATTTCAAAGAATAAGAAAAAAAATAACCCGGCCGAGAAGGAATCGTACAGTTATACCACTTATACGAAGATGGAACTGGATATTGCGAACATGAAACCGGAGTTTAAAAATAAGAAGTTACAGAAAAATTTCGGATTTATTTTCCAGTACATGGACACTTCGGCCATCACGGGAAAGGCCTATTTACCCGTGATGATTTCCGAGGCTTCGGCGGATTATTACTATCGTCGTTCTCCTAAATTGTCAAGAGAGATCGTGAAAGCGAGCCGGATTTCGGGTATCGAGGAGGATTACAGTCTGGCCCAGTTCACGGGGCATCTACATGTGAATGTCAACTTGTATGATAATTACATTAATATATTCGAGGTGAATTTCGCCAGCCCGTTGAGCGAACACGGGTTGATGTATTACAAGTATTTTCTGGTGGATAGTGTTCAGAAGGAGGGGCGAAAGATATACAAGATCCGTTTTCACCCTAAAGGAAAGTCAACCCCGGTATTTGACGGGGAGGTAAATATTGACTCGACGACATGGGCGTTGGAATCTGCCCGGTTGAGAATGGCGAAAGGGTTGAATGTGAATTGGATTCGGGATTTGGCTATCGAGAACACGAACGAGTTGATAAACGATTCCACCTGGTTTTTAAAACAGGACAAGATATTGGCCGATTTTACCGTGCAGATGAAGGATTCGTCCAAGTTAATCTCGTTTATGGGACATCGTCAGATAGACTACTCTAATGTGCGGGTAAATGAGGATATTCCTACCGAGATACAGAAGTTGGATAATGATGTGATCATTAATAAGGATGTACTTCAAAGTGATGAAAATTACTGGCAATCGGTGCGTCCTTACGAGTTAAGTGAAAAAGAGCAGAATATATATAATATGGTGGACTCGATTAAGAATGTCCCGCTATATAAAAATATATACGATATTATCCAAACAGCTCTGTTGGGATATTATAACACGAAATATATTGGTTTCGGACCTTATTATAAGTTGGTCAGTTTTAACAAGCTGGAGGGGTGTCGTTTTCAACTGGGGGTGAAGACCACGAGTGATTTCAGTAAACACGTGCGACTTTCCGGGTATGGGGCGTACAGTACGAAAGACGGGGAGTTTAAAGGAGGCGGGACTGTCGAGTATATCTTTAATAATCAACCGACTTCTAAGTTGACTTTTAGCGGGAAACATGACGTGTTGCAGTTAGGGGCGAGCGAAAATGCCTTTACCACGGGTAATATATTAAGTTCCATCTTTTCTAGGGGAAATAATGAAAAGTTGACGTTGATTAATTCATTTGACGTGCATTACGAGAAAGAGTGGTGGCAGGGATTTTCGAATTCTTTTGCCTTGGAATACCGCCAGATGTTCCCCACTAAATACGTTGATTTTGTCCGCCCGAACGGGGAGGTCGTGGATCAGATTCATACCACTCAGTTCCGTTTAGGAACGCGTTTGTCCAGAAATGAGATTGTCGTGCGGCAGACCTTTGATAAAGTTTCCATGGGGTCGGATTTCCCGATCGTAGGAATTGATTTGGTAGCAGGGTTGAAAGATATATTGAACGGGGATTACGAGTATTACCGTCTGGAATTGTCCGTGAAACATGATTTTAATATTGCCCCGTTAGGGTACAGTGATATTATGTTATCCGGGGGAAAGATATTTAACAAGGTTCCTTATCCGTTGTTGAAGTTACACGAGGGGAATGCCACCTATTTTTATGATCCTTACGCTTTCTCTTGTATGAATTTCTACGAGTTCGCATCCGATCTATGGGGAGCCGTGTTCTGGGAGCATCATTTTAAAGGATTTTTCTTGAGCAAGATTCCGTTGATGAAACGGCTGAAATGGCGAGAGGTAGCAACGGTGAAAGCCTTGTGGGGTACGTTGTCGGATAAGAATAACGGTAGTCTACCTAACACGGATGCTATATTCCGGTTCCCGGAGGGGATGTCTTCCGTGTCAAAGCCTTATATAGAAGCTGGAGTCGGTATTGAGAATATTTTTCGTTTTATCCGGGTGGATGCCATCTGGCGGTTAACGCATCGCGGGGATCGTTCGGGGCAGGATGTGGATAATTTCGCTATCAATTTCTCGTTACATCTAAATTTCTGA
- the lptB gene encoding LPS export ABC transporter ATP-binding protein: MKLRAEDLVKKYKSRTVVKGVSVNVEQGEIVGLLGPNGAGKTTSFYMIVGLIKPNGGRIFLDDTEITTEPVYRRAQLGVGYLAQEASVFRQLSVEDNIKAVLEMSNLPKDYQRHRLEEMLDEFGLQHIRKSKGIQLSGGERRRTEIARALSIAPKFILLDEPFAGVDPIAVEDIQSIVIKLKEKNIGILITDHNVQETLCITDRAYLLYDGRILQSGSAEDLANDPEVRRVYLGKNFELRRKK; encoded by the coding sequence ATGAAATTAAGAGCTGAGGACTTAGTAAAAAAATACAAGAGCCGTACGGTGGTAAAAGGAGTTTCCGTGAACGTGGAACAAGGGGAGATCGTCGGGTTATTGGGACCGAACGGGGCAGGAAAGACCACGTCATTTTATATGATAGTGGGATTGATTAAACCGAACGGGGGACGTATTTTCTTGGATGACACGGAGATCACGACAGAACCCGTGTATCGTCGAGCCCAGCTTGGAGTGGGGTATCTTGCCCAGGAAGCTTCCGTGTTCCGGCAGTTGAGTGTGGAGGATAATATTAAGGCCGTTTTGGAGATGAGTAATTTACCGAAGGATTACCAGCGTCACCGCTTGGAGGAGATGCTGGATGAGTTCGGTTTACAGCATATTCGCAAGAGCAAGGGAATTCAATTATCGGGAGGTGAGCGTCGGCGTACGGAGATTGCGCGGGCTTTGTCGATTGCCCCGAAGTTTATCCTGTTGGACGAACCTTTTGCCGGTGTGGACCCGATTGCCGTGGAGGATATCCAGAGTATCGTGATCAAGTTGAAGGAGAAAAATATCGGGATTCTGATCACGGATCACAACGTGCAGGAGACATTATGTATCACCGATCGGGCTTATTTGTTGTATGACGGGCGGATTTTACAATCCGGTTCTGCGGAGGATTTGGCTAATGATCCGGAAGTTAGAAGGGTTTATCTGGGAAAAAACTTTGAATTACGCAGGAAAAAATAA
- the tig gene encoding trigger factor, whose translation MNVTKNQIDDLNATIKIQLDKDDYATRVSDALKDYQKRAVIDGFRKGKTPFGIIKKMYGKAVLIEEINKLIGESLSNYIQENDLNILGEPLPSETEQKELNLDEESFEFVYDIALSPAMNVKLSKREKVPYYIIKVDDEMIDKQIESICKSNGELTPVDTIEGSEYVKGELIELGEDGKPKEGGIHVEDASLSVEHMKDEEQVKIFIGKQAGNEVIFNPSKAYPNKTDYAALLQVSKEEAEHITSDFCFIISEIKRYVEAEVNQALFDKVYGEGNVKSVEEFRARVKEDLAKQFKAHSEYRLTVDARDKMLKKNEDVVLPETFLKRWMLATNKELTQEAVDKDFDSYRDEFKWQLIKGDMIKENSIKVEDEDMKAVGREVAAAQLQQYGLYGLSDEQLDGFAVRLLENEKQRASLYDRALENKIFSVIKEGVKLEEQEISMDDFGKLFEK comes from the coding sequence ATGAATGTAACAAAGAACCAAATCGACGATCTTAATGCAACCATTAAGATTCAATTGGATAAGGATGATTACGCAACTCGCGTGAGCGACGCGTTGAAAGATTACCAGAAGAGAGCGGTGATTGATGGTTTCCGGAAAGGAAAGACCCCTTTCGGGATTATCAAGAAAATGTACGGTAAAGCCGTTTTGATTGAGGAGATCAACAAGTTGATCGGAGAGAGTTTGTCTAATTATATCCAAGAGAACGATTTGAATATCTTGGGTGAACCACTTCCGAGTGAAACGGAACAGAAAGAGTTGAATCTGGACGAGGAAAGTTTCGAGTTCGTTTATGATATCGCTTTGTCTCCCGCGATGAACGTGAAGTTAAGCAAAAGAGAGAAAGTTCCTTATTACATCATCAAGGTGGATGATGAAATGATAGACAAACAGATTGAAAGCATCTGCAAGAGTAATGGCGAATTGACCCCGGTTGACACGATTGAGGGATCAGAATACGTGAAGGGTGAGTTGATCGAGTTGGGAGAAGATGGAAAACCGAAAGAAGGTGGAATTCATGTTGAGGATGCCTCTTTATCTGTTGAACACATGAAGGATGAAGAGCAGGTGAAAATCTTTATCGGTAAGCAGGCTGGAAACGAGGTGATTTTCAATCCGTCAAAAGCTTATCCGAATAAAACGGATTATGCCGCTTTGTTACAAGTAAGCAAGGAAGAAGCCGAGCATATTACTTCTGATTTCTGTTTTATCATCAGCGAGATCAAACGTTACGTTGAGGCAGAAGTAAATCAGGCTTTATTTGATAAAGTTTACGGGGAAGGTAATGTGAAGAGCGTTGAGGAGTTCCGTGCCCGCGTGAAAGAAGACTTGGCTAAACAGTTCAAAGCTCATAGCGAGTACCGTTTGACGGTAGACGCTCGTGACAAGATGTTGAAGAAAAACGAGGATGTGGTTCTTCCGGAGACATTCTTGAAACGCTGGATGTTGGCTACCAATAAAGAATTGACCCAAGAGGCTGTCGATAAAGATTTCGATTCTTACCGGGATGAATTCAAATGGCAGTTGATCAAGGGGGATATGATCAAGGAAAATAGCATAAAAGTTGAAGACGAAGACATGAAGGCTGTTGGGCGTGAAGTTGCCGCCGCTCAATTACAACAATACGGATTGTACGGTTTATCTGACGAGCAATTGGATGGTTTTGCCGTTCGTTTGCTTGAGAATGAGAAACAACGTGCCAGTCTTTACGACCGTGCATTGGAAAATAAGATTTTCAGTGTTATTAAGGAGGGCGTGAAACTGGAAGAACAAGAAATATCCATGGACGATTTCGGCAAATTGTTCGAAAAGTAA
- a CDS encoding tetratricopeptide repeat protein — protein sequence MSKEKQKRADGFEQIEEATISTEQFIEKNQKLLVRGVLVIIIVVGAILGYYRFYKAPMEQEALKQMFVAENLFEKDSFNMALNGDGNAPGFLEIIDKYSSTPSGNLANYYAGICYLHLGDNQNAIKHLEKFSSDDVIFSSMVTANLGDAYMQLGDFKKASSYYQKATTGTTNMATTPVIMMKAGLAFEKANDYKSALNMYERLEKEFPASYEARDIEKYITRAKLNMK from the coding sequence ATGTCAAAAGAGAAACAGAAACGTGCGGATGGCTTTGAACAAATTGAAGAAGCCACGATTTCGACCGAACAATTTATCGAGAAAAATCAAAAATTATTGGTAAGAGGTGTACTCGTTATTATCATCGTGGTAGGTGCAATCTTGGGATATTATAGATTCTACAAGGCCCCGATGGAACAAGAAGCGCTGAAACAAATGTTTGTTGCCGAGAACCTTTTTGAAAAAGATTCTTTCAACATGGCTCTTAACGGTGATGGAAACGCTCCCGGTTTCTTGGAGATCATTGACAAATACAGCTCTACTCCCAGCGGAAACTTAGCTAACTATTATGCGGGAATCTGCTATTTACACTTGGGAGACAACCAAAATGCCATCAAACACTTGGAAAAATTTTCTTCTGATGATGTAATTTTCTCCAGTATGGTAACGGCAAATTTGGGTGACGCTTATATGCAGTTAGGCGATTTCAAAAAAGCTTCCAGCTATTATCAAAAAGCAACTACCGGAACGACCAATATGGCTACAACCCCGGTGATCATGATGAAAGCCGGACTTGCTTTCGAAAAAGCAAACGACTACAAAAGTGCGTTGAACATGTACGAAAGATTGGAAAAAGAATTCCCCGCTTCATACGAAGCCCGTGACATCGAAAAGTACATCACTCGTGCCAAATTGAACATGAAATAA
- the recF gene encoding DNA replication/repair protein RecF (All proteins in this family for which functions are known are DNA-binding proteins that assist the filamentation of RecA onto DNA for the initiation of recombination or recombinational repair.): MILKNLNIVNYKNIAEASVTCSPRFNCFIGNNGVGKTNVLDAVYQLSMCKSYFNLPDVQNIRHGEAFFVIEGQYDYGEEEIDVYCGVKRGQKKIFKKNKKAYTRLSDHIGLLPLVIISPADVVLIDGASEERRRFIDGVISQSDKEYLQLLIRYNRVLMQRNSFLKEYAGRSIDADMLSVWDEQLADSGRVILERRRAFVSELEGMFQVYYDRVSLGREKVMLEYSTTIKNDDFPTSLRGSFERDRILTYTTVGVHRDDLNLSLEGYPVKKLGSQGQKKSFLTALKLAQFAYLVKQKGVKPLLLLDDIFDKLDADRVSQIIQIVSSTDFGQVFVTDTNREHIDEILQQHAMEYKIFHVERGEVMDL; this comes from the coding sequence ATGATTTTAAAGAACTTGAATATTGTCAACTATAAGAATATCGCCGAGGCGAGTGTCACGTGTAGTCCCCGGTTTAATTGTTTTATCGGGAATAACGGTGTGGGGAAGACTAATGTTCTGGATGCCGTGTACCAGTTGTCGATGTGTAAAAGCTATTTCAACTTGCCTGATGTGCAGAATATACGTCACGGGGAGGCTTTTTTCGTGATTGAAGGGCAATATGATTACGGGGAGGAGGAGATTGACGTGTACTGCGGGGTGAAGCGGGGGCAGAAGAAGATTTTTAAAAAGAATAAAAAGGCTTATACCCGGCTTTCTGATCATATCGGGTTGTTACCGTTAGTTATTATTTCACCCGCGGACGTGGTGTTGATTGATGGTGCCAGCGAGGAGAGAAGACGTTTTATTGACGGGGTGATCAGCCAGAGTGATAAGGAGTACCTGCAATTGTTGATCCGCTATAACCGGGTGTTGATGCAGCGAAACAGTTTTTTGAAGGAATATGCGGGGCGATCCATTGATGCGGATATGTTGTCCGTGTGGGACGAACAACTCGCGGACAGCGGACGTGTCATTCTTGAACGGCGTAGGGCTTTTGTGTCCGAGTTGGAGGGGATGTTTCAGGTGTATTACGACCGGGTTTCGTTGGGAAGGGAAAAGGTTATGTTGGAATATTCGACGACTATAAAGAATGATGATTTCCCGACTTCATTGCGTGGTAGTTTCGAGCGGGACCGGATATTGACTTATACGACAGTGGGTGTGCATCGGGATGATTTAAACTTGAGCCTAGAAGGGTATCCCGTGAAAAAATTGGGTTCCCAAGGACAGAAGAAGAGTTTCCTGACAGCGTTGAAGTTGGCACAGTTTGCTTACTTGGTGAAACAGAAGGGGGTGAAGCCATTGTTACTGTTGGATGATATTTTTGATAAGCTGGATGCTGACCGGGTAAGCCAAATCATTCAAATTGTTTCAAGCACGGACTTTGGTCAGGTTTTTGTTACAGATACCAATCGTGAACATATTGACGAAATTTTGCAACAACATGCCATGGAATACAAGATATTTCATGTGGAGAGAGGTGAAGTGATGGATTTGTGA
- a CDS encoding DUF721 domain-containing protein, translating to MKQGKTLTMDELVNLYLEQMGLSRQFKEREVCQVWPDVVGGMIASRTKSLRISEGKVFVSFTSSVVKNEILMVKEGLIKALNDRVGDHVVKDIVVF from the coding sequence TTGAAGCAGGGTAAGACGTTGACAATGGATGAACTGGTAAATCTTTACTTGGAGCAGATGGGCTTATCCCGTCAGTTCAAAGAGAGGGAGGTGTGCCAGGTTTGGCCGGATGTCGTGGGGGGAATGATTGCTTCCCGGACGAAAAGTTTACGGATTTCAGAAGGAAAAGTGTTCGTGAGTTTCACTTCTTCTGTGGTAAAGAACGAGATTCTGATGGTGAAAGAGGGACTAATAAAAGCCTTGAATGACCGGGTCGGGGATCATGTTGTGAAAGATATTGTGGTGTTCTAG
- a CDS encoding lysophospholipid acyltransferase family protein: protein MKLIDTNDFLLGSHGLNRFRESLVSKLVMYILRLHKLDKLNVKVNDDDPEVLLDSLIEALGVTIDVSKEDLEKIPKEGTFITVSNHPFGGLDGIVLVRLLCKLRPDYKIMSNFLLKKIVPLQDYILGLDPEESKKDSNMRVIKEAIRHVIDGKPLGIFPAGEVSSYQADSNHVEDKEWDSSVLKLVKMAKVPVIPIYFKGSNSLLFYLLGMIHPVLKTIKLPSELLNKKNRVVKLRIGNPISVETQNTFHDIAQYGKFLRAKTYLLGSALEVKKFFIKSQKAMPKAEPVAAETESAVLKKEIEGIAEDYLLFNMKNYDIYCSPSVKIPNVLNEIGRLREVTFRAVGEGTNRSIDLDEYDLYYYHLFIWDREEEKIVGAYRVGKGKEIVDRYGMKGFYINSLFKMRKEMLPVLYESIELGRSFITEEYQRKPLPLFMLWKGILYFLLKNPEYRYLIGPVTISGKYTEVSKELIMRFIQENHYSHELAKYVIPRSKYQVHSEEPGVQVMLDAAQKDISVLDKMIGDIEPSSDKLPVLLKKYISLNAKIIGFNIDPKFNMCLDGLLILDIFDVPMKTIESLSKEINDDTILSRFSSDSVEL, encoded by the coding sequence ATGAAATTAATTGATACGAATGATTTTTTGCTTGGCTCTCATGGGTTGAACCGGTTTCGGGAAAGTCTGGTATCCAAGTTGGTGATGTATATTTTGCGGTTGCATAAACTGGATAAGTTGAACGTGAAGGTGAATGATGACGATCCGGAAGTTCTTTTGGATAGTTTGATTGAGGCTCTGGGAGTGACGATCGACGTGAGCAAGGAAGATTTGGAGAAGATTCCCAAAGAGGGTACTTTTATCACGGTTTCCAATCACCCGTTCGGGGGATTGGATGGTATCGTGCTGGTGCGTTTGCTGTGTAAGTTGCGTCCGGATTACAAGATCATGTCTAATTTCCTTTTGAAGAAAATAGTTCCGTTACAGGATTATATCTTGGGGTTGGACCCGGAGGAGAGCAAGAAGGATTCGAATATGCGAGTGATTAAAGAGGCAATACGTCATGTCATTGACGGAAAACCTTTGGGGATATTCCCTGCCGGGGAGGTTTCTTCTTATCAGGCTGATTCGAATCACGTGGAAGATAAAGAGTGGGATTCTTCGGTGTTGAAGCTGGTGAAGATGGCGAAAGTGCCGGTCATCCCGATTTATTTTAAAGGGTCTAACAGTTTGTTGTTTTATTTGCTGGGAATGATTCACCCGGTATTGAAAACGATTAAATTGCCTTCCGAGTTATTGAATAAGAAAAACCGGGTGGTGAAGTTAAGAATCGGGAATCCGATCAGCGTGGAAACTCAGAATACTTTCCACGATATAGCCCAGTATGGCAAATTTTTGCGGGCGAAAACCTATTTGTTGGGATCTGCGTTAGAAGTAAAGAAGTTTTTTATTAAATCACAAAAAGCAATGCCTAAAGCAGAACCGGTTGCAGCAGAGACAGAGAGTGCGGTATTAAAGAAAGAAATCGAGGGTATCGCTGAAGATTACTTGTTGTTTAACATGAAAAATTACGATATATATTGTTCTCCTTCCGTGAAGATTCCGAACGTGTTGAACGAGATCGGGCGTTTGCGGGAAGTTACTTTCCGTGCGGTGGGTGAAGGTACGAATCGTAGTATTGACCTGGATGAATATGATCTTTATTACTATCACCTGTTTATTTGGGACCGGGAAGAGGAGAAAATTGTCGGGGCTTATCGCGTGGGGAAAGGAAAGGAGATTGTTGACCGTTACGGGATGAAGGGATTTTATATCAATTCGTTGTTTAAGATGCGGAAAGAGATGTTACCCGTGTTGTACGAGTCGATCGAGCTGGGACGTTCTTTTATCACGGAGGAGTACCAGCGTAAACCGCTTCCCTTGTTCATGTTGTGGAAAGGTATTCTTTATTTCTTATTGAAGAACCCTGAGTATCGTTATCTGATCGGTCCGGTGACCATCAGCGGGAAGTACACGGAAGTATCGAAAGAGCTGATTATGCGTTTTATCCAAGAAAATCATTATAGTCATGAACTGGCGAAATATGTGATCCCTCGTTCCAAGTATCAAGTACATTCAGAAGAACCCGGGGTACAGGTAATGTTGGATGCTGCCCAAAAGGATATATCCGTGCTGGACAAGATGATCGGGGATATCGAGCCATCGAGCGATAAGTTACCGGTCTTACTGAAGAAATATATTTCGTTGAATGCCAAGATTATCGGTTTTAATATCGATCCTAAGTTTAATATGTGCTTGGATGGTTTACTTATTTTAGATATTTTTGACGTGCCGATGAAGACGATCGAGTCGTTGTCAAAAGAGATAAATGATGACACGATATTGAGTCGATTTTCCTCGGATAGTGTGGAACTGTAA
- a CDS encoding LysE family translocator, producing the protein MYDILYLFKGMLVGLMVSIPLGPMGVLIIQKTLHKGALSGFIAGMGAASADFFYASVAAFGLGYVINTVQTHELLLQIIGGIFLLCIGLKIYFDNPIRQIRQRRQGRVSKTGLLGDYLSLFFLTVSNPITVVVFMAVFAGMSVFGESSSMLGELLVVIGVLLGGGVWWYTLSTLVNIFRKKFRLRVLITINRVSGLVITILGALVILAAFAPFKNLVIH; encoded by the coding sequence ATGTACGATATTTTGTATCTTTTCAAGGGAATGTTGGTTGGTTTAATGGTGTCAATACCATTAGGTCCGATGGGTGTATTAATTATCCAGAAAACCTTGCATAAGGGTGCGCTATCAGGTTTTATTGCCGGAATGGGAGCTGCCTCTGCGGATTTCTTTTACGCTTCGGTGGCGGCATTCGGATTGGGATACGTGATAAATACCGTGCAGACTCATGAGCTATTATTACAAATTATCGGTGGGATTTTTCTTCTGTGTATCGGGTTAAAAATCTATTTTGATAACCCGATTCGCCAGATCCGTCAACGACGTCAGGGCCGGGTGAGTAAGACCGGGTTGTTGGGAGATTATCTTTCATTGTTTTTCTTGACGGTTTCCAATCCGATCACGGTGGTCGTTTTTATGGCTGTTTTTGCCGGAATGTCCGTTTTCGGGGAATCTTCTTCTATGCTGGGGGAGTTGTTGGTGGTGATTGGGGTGTTGTTAGGCGGTGGCGTGTGGTGGTACACGCTCTCGACTTTGGTAAATATCTTTCGTAAGAAGTTCCGGTTACGCGTGTTAATCACGATTAACCGAGTTTCTGGGTTAGTTATCACGATTTTGGGTGCGCTGGTTATTTTAGCTGCTTTCGCTCCTTTTAAAAATCTGGTGATTCATTGA
- the hydE gene encoding [FeFe] hydrogenase H-cluster radical SAM maturase HydE produces the protein MKKIYTLPELENMLTCRGEEENRLYSESKRIKNETIGNNVYLRGLIEISNICTKDCFYCGIRKSNTETARYALSDKEILDAADFAYTHHFGSIVLQGGERSDKAFVDRTTRLLQEIKKNSNNELGVTLSLGEQTEDSYKRWKDAGAHRYLLRIETSNPELYAKIHPNNPLHSHTTRLRCLESLQRCGYQTGTGVMIGLPFQTITDLANDLLFLQSMDIDMVGMGPYLEHHATPLYEYRHLLLSLQERLRLSIHMVAALRILMPDINIAATTALQAIEPAGREKALEIGANVVMPNITPTTNRTLYKLYENKPGTHEGAAESMRKLEESILKSGCKVAYGVWGDSRHFQSRTEN, from the coding sequence ATGAAAAAAATATATACGCTGCCGGAACTGGAAAATATGCTGACTTGTCGGGGAGAAGAAGAAAACCGGCTTTACTCGGAATCGAAAAGAATAAAGAACGAAACCATCGGTAACAACGTCTACCTCCGGGGATTAATTGAAATCTCTAACATCTGTACCAAAGATTGTTTTTATTGCGGCATCCGGAAATCCAACACGGAAACAGCCCGATATGCACTTTCGGACAAGGAAATTCTTGATGCTGCAGACTTCGCCTATACACATCATTTCGGTTCCATCGTGTTACAGGGTGGGGAACGTTCCGATAAAGCATTTGTAGATCGAACTACCCGTTTATTGCAAGAAATCAAAAAGAACAGTAACAACGAGCTAGGCGTCACCCTTTCACTGGGAGAACAAACGGAAGACTCTTACAAGCGCTGGAAAGATGCTGGGGCACATCGTTATTTGTTGCGCATCGAAACATCCAATCCAGAATTATACGCCAAGATTCACCCGAACAACCCGCTCCATTCTCACACTACCCGGTTGAGATGCCTGGAAAGCCTGCAACGCTGCGGGTATCAAACAGGAACCGGAGTGATGATCGGATTGCCTTTTCAAACAATCACCGATCTGGCAAATGACTTACTATTCCTGCAATCCATGGACATCGATATGGTAGGTATGGGGCCTTACCTGGAACACCATGCCACCCCCTTGTACGAGTATCGTCATCTACTCCTTTCCCTCCAGGAAAGACTGCGTCTGTCCATTCACATGGTCGCCGCCCTCCGGATTCTCATGCCGGACATTAACATCGCTGCCACCACGGCCCTCCAGGCCATTGAACCTGCCGGGAGAGAAAAAGCACTGGAAATCGGGGCAAACGTGGTGATGCCAAACATCACTCCCACAACGAACCGCACCCTTTATAAACTTTACGAGAATAAACCGGGGACCCACGAGGGTGCCGCGGAATCCATGCGCAAACTGGAAGAAAGTATCCTGAAAAGCGGCTGTAAAGTAGCCTACGGGGTCTGGGGGGACTCCCGGCATTTTCAATCAAGAACGGAAAATTAA